A region from the Melioribacter roseus P3M-2 genome encodes:
- the mobA gene encoding molybdenum cofactor guanylyltransferase, translated as MKKRQNITGVILSGGKSSRMGENKSLLKINGITVIEIILRLMEPFFEEIILSTNDPEEYKFLGLKSAEDVYRNSGPLAGIHSALKNSATEKNFVISCDVPLMSAEMIEYFLNYESRSDILISRAAGYLQPLVGIYNKKLLPLIENILEETGSRGNHKSLHRLLDAADTTIIDPAGLEFYSDELFFNMNNKDDYEAIMKRLME; from the coding sequence ATGAAAAAAAGACAAAATATCACGGGCGTTATTCTCTCGGGCGGCAAAAGCTCGCGTATGGGCGAGAATAAATCTTTGCTGAAAATTAACGGAATTACGGTTATTGAAATTATTTTAAGGTTGATGGAACCGTTTTTCGAGGAGATTATCCTCAGTACAAACGATCCGGAAGAGTATAAATTTCTGGGATTGAAAAGCGCGGAAGATGTATATAGAAACAGCGGACCTCTTGCCGGCATTCATTCCGCTTTGAAAAATTCCGCAACCGAAAAGAATTTTGTCATCTCCTGCGACGTGCCGTTGATGAGCGCGGAAATGATAGAATATTTTTTGAATTACGAATCCCGAAGCGATATTCTGATTTCGCGAGCTGCAGGATATTTGCAGCCGCTGGTTGGTATTTACAATAAAAAACTACTGCCCTTAATAGAAAACATACTTGAAGAGACCGGCAGCCGCGGAAACCATAAGTCCCTTCATCGTCTTCTCGATGCCGCAGATACAACGATCATCGATCCGGCAGGACTGGAATTTTACAGCGACGAACTTTTTTTTAATATGAACAACAAAGACGATTACGAAGCAATTATGAAAAGATTAATGGAGTAG
- a CDS encoding sugar kinase: MSKKVVTFGEIMLRLSTPGYTRFVQAQNFDVTFGGGEANVAVSLSNYGFESYFVTKLPKHEIGQSAVNHLRRFGVKDDYIVRGGDRIGIYFLETGASQRASKVIYDRANSAVALMKKGEVDWKKVFENAAWFHWTGITPALGKNAQEILNEACETAKSMGVTVSCDLNFRAKMWTTEEAQAVMKPLMKYVDVCIANEEDAEKSLGLKADKTNVEAGKLDEEGYFNVAKKLKETYGFQAVSITLRESYSASRNGWSALLLDDKDCKEPYRSRRYDIDIVDRVGGGDSFASGLIYGLLTKENSKEALEFAVAASCLKHTIPGDFNLVSVDEVEKLIKSGGSGRVER, from the coding sequence ATGAGCAAGAAAGTAGTAACCTTCGGAGAGATAATGCTTCGTCTTTCTACGCCGGGATACACTCGTTTTGTCCAGGCGCAGAATTTCGACGTAACATTCGGCGGCGGCGAAGCAAACGTAGCTGTATCGTTGTCGAATTACGGATTCGAGTCGTATTTCGTTACAAAATTGCCGAAACACGAAATCGGTCAAAGCGCGGTAAATCATCTGCGCCGTTTCGGGGTTAAAGACGACTACATAGTACGAGGCGGCGATCGTATCGGCATTTATTTTCTGGAAACGGGCGCCAGTCAGAGAGCTTCGAAAGTAATTTACGACAGGGCAAATTCGGCGGTCGCTCTGATGAAAAAGGGGGAAGTCGACTGGAAAAAAGTATTCGAAAACGCCGCCTGGTTTCACTGGACGGGAATAACCCCGGCTCTCGGTAAAAACGCGCAGGAAATTCTCAACGAAGCGTGCGAAACAGCCAAATCGATGGGAGTTACGGTAAGCTGCGATCTCAATTTCCGGGCTAAAATGTGGACTACCGAAGAAGCTCAGGCTGTAATGAAACCGTTGATGAAATATGTAGACGTATGTATTGCAAACGAGGAAGACGCCGAAAAAAGTCTGGGACTTAAAGCCGATAAGACAAACGTAGAAGCGGGCAAACTCGACGAAGAAGGATATTTTAACGTGGCAAAGAAACTGAAAGAGACATACGGTTTCCAAGCCGTTTCAATTACTCTCAGGGAAAGCTATTCGGCGTCGCGAAACGGCTGGAGCGCATTGTTGCTCGACGACAAAGACTGCAAAGAACCGTACCGCTCGAGAAGATACGACATCGATATTGTCGACCGTGTGGGCGGCGGAGATTCGTTTGCAAGCGGTTTGATTTACGGTCTGCTTACAAAAGAAAACTCAAAGGAGGCTCTTGAATTTGCAGTCGCCGCCTCTTGTTTGAAACATACGATTCCGGGCGATTTTAATCTTGTAAGCGTCGACGAAGTGGAAAAATTAATTAAGAGCGGCGGCTCGGGCAGAGTGGAAAGATAG
- a CDS encoding acetate--CoA ligase family protein, which yields METLSKFFYPESICIVGASSKPKSIGYEILKNIRDYGFKGRVFPVNPKVDEILAYRCYASIKKIKEQIDLAIVTLPKNIVADSVKELIEKNVKAIILITAGFREVGKEGAELEKQISDLIKKNGGRLVGPNCMGVINTLPGYKLNATFVAEKPETGSIAFFSQSGALGAAVLNTIRETDIKFAHFISIGNKADLNENDFLGFWQKDDNIAVLTYYLESFDDGLNFLLPFIKGEVEKPVIVLKAGRTESGMKAASSHTGALSGSDKIVNALLKQFGVIRVKTLNELFNTAKGFENFPAIKGKNIAVVTNAGGPAILCVDKLEERGLKLARLNDSTKEKIKSIIHPEGSAENPVDLLPSGDDETYKNVTALLIEDENVDAVITIFVEPVMVEPFEIAEAIYNNFNKDNTTKPVIHTTMPMPEFWVRYKTSSKLKLPVFRNPEDAPEILSNIFFYNNRLEKLKADRGEYHELLNRKVTNLIKPKGKYLTQTELNETAKKYNLPLIENAILKYDELTEINDDFFPAVIKGINEHAIHKSELNAVRLNIKDKNELIEKAKEIEKSFEKNGLKAESFLVQKYLKIKHELLIGGFRDRSFGPVIMFGAGGKYVEILEDTSIRSCYSSRNDIYEMISETKIGKIIKGVRGESGVDIDSLVEIIRNCAIMMIENPAVAEFDINPLAADIDNNLYVADFRLRTI from the coding sequence ATGGAAACGCTAAGCAAATTTTTTTATCCGGAATCGATTTGCATAGTTGGAGCGTCCTCAAAACCGAAAAGTATTGGTTACGAAATTCTTAAAAATATAAGAGACTACGGCTTTAAAGGGAGAGTGTTTCCCGTAAATCCGAAAGTCGATGAAATTCTGGCTTATCGATGTTATGCTTCGATTAAGAAAATTAAAGAACAGATTGACCTTGCAATTGTAACGCTTCCCAAAAACATTGTGGCGGATTCGGTTAAAGAGCTGATAGAAAAGAATGTCAAAGCAATAATTCTGATAACGGCAGGATTCCGTGAAGTTGGCAAAGAGGGAGCCGAACTCGAAAAGCAGATTTCCGATTTAATAAAAAAGAACGGCGGGCGGCTCGTGGGTCCGAATTGTATGGGAGTAATTAATACGCTGCCCGGTTATAAACTTAATGCAACATTTGTAGCCGAGAAACCCGAAACCGGTTCAATCGCATTCTTCTCGCAGAGCGGCGCTCTCGGAGCGGCAGTGCTCAATACAATTAGGGAAACCGATATAAAATTCGCTCATTTTATCAGTATCGGAAACAAAGCCGACCTCAACGAAAACGACTTTCTCGGTTTCTGGCAGAAAGACGACAACATAGCCGTACTTACATATTATCTCGAAAGTTTCGACGACGGACTAAATTTTCTATTGCCGTTTATAAAAGGCGAAGTCGAAAAACCGGTTATTGTTTTGAAAGCCGGTCGAACCGAAAGCGGTATGAAAGCCGCTTCGTCTCATACCGGCGCGCTCAGCGGCAGCGATAAAATTGTCAACGCCCTATTAAAACAGTTCGGAGTTATCAGAGTTAAAACGTTGAATGAATTGTTCAATACGGCAAAAGGCTTTGAAAACTTTCCGGCAATTAAAGGCAAAAACATTGCGGTAGTAACCAATGCGGGCGGACCCGCAATTTTATGCGTGGACAAACTCGAGGAAAGAGGACTTAAACTTGCTCGTTTAAACGATTCTACGAAAGAAAAAATCAAATCGATTATTCATCCCGAAGGAAGCGCCGAAAATCCGGTCGATCTTTTGCCTTCGGGCGACGACGAAACATATAAAAACGTTACGGCGTTATTGATCGAAGACGAAAACGTAGACGCCGTAATCACCATTTTTGTTGAACCGGTGATGGTTGAACCTTTTGAAATAGCCGAAGCGATTTATAACAATTTTAACAAAGACAATACAACCAAGCCGGTTATACACACAACAATGCCTATGCCGGAATTCTGGGTACGCTACAAAACAAGCTCGAAATTGAAATTACCGGTTTTCAGAAATCCCGAAGACGCTCCCGAAATATTGTCGAATATATTCTTCTACAACAATCGTCTTGAGAAACTTAAAGCCGACCGCGGAGAATATCATGAACTTCTGAACAGAAAAGTAACAAACCTGATTAAACCTAAGGGAAAATACCTTACGCAAACCGAGCTGAATGAAACAGCAAAAAAATATAATCTGCCTTTGATCGAAAACGCAATATTGAAATATGATGAACTTACGGAAATCAACGATGATTTTTTTCCGGCGGTAATTAAAGGAATTAACGAACATGCAATCCATAAAAGCGAGTTGAACGCGGTTCGCCTGAACATTAAAGATAAAAATGAGTTGATCGAAAAAGCAAAAGAGATTGAAAAAAGCTTCGAAAAAAACGGGTTGAAAGCGGAAAGTTTTCTCGTGCAAAAATATTTGAAAATCAAACACGAGCTTCTGATCGGCGGCTTTCGCGACAGGTCATTCGGTCCCGTTATTATGTTCGGCGCCGGCGGCAAGTACGTTGAAATACTGGAAGACACATCGATTCGTTCCTGCTACTCGAGCAGAAACGATATTTACGAAATGATTTCGGAGACTAAAATCGGAAAAATAATCAAGGGAGTGCGGGGCGAATCCGGAGTCGATATCGATTCGCTAGTTGAAATAATCCGAAATTGCGCGATTATGATGATTGAAAATCCTGCGGTCGCGGAATTCGATATTAATCCCCTGGCTGCGGATATCGACAATAATTTATACGTTGCCGATTTCAGACTAAGGACTATTTAA